The genomic region GTGCCCATATATCTGTGTCATTTGTTTTGTCATCACAAAAAAACTCACCCTTTAACCAATATGATGTTTTTCCGTTGTTACTAGATTCTTCTATAAATTCTTCTTTCCATCTTGCAATTGATTGCCTGCAAAACTTAATACCTTTAATTTCATTTTTGTCAAGAGCAGGAATATTTACATTTAGCAAAATACTTTTTGGTAATTTTATAGTTTCAAATAACTTCATTACTTTATGAACAGTATCAATTGCACCGGAAAGGTCAGCTTCTTCATCAAAATTTGTTGAAGAGAAAGCAATTGAAGGTATTCCGCTTAAAGCACCTTCAACGGCAGCTGCAACTGTACCGGAATAAAGCATATTTACTGAGGCATTTGAGCCAAAGTTTATTCCAGAAACCAGCAAATCAGGTTTTGTTTCACAACTATGTTGAAGTCCGAATTTTACACAATCAGCAGGTGTTCCTGAGCAGGAATAAGAATTTGTTCCATCAAAAATATTAGATTTTTCTACACTAATCGGTTCTCGCA from Bacteroidota bacterium harbors:
- the surE gene encoding 5'/3'-nucleotidase SurE, giving the protein MKRRKKIFVTNDDGINSRGIDALVECMKEYGDVTVIAPNKPQSGVGHAVTMREPISVEKSNIFDGTNSYSCSGTPADCVKFGLQHSCETKPDLLVSGINFGSNASVNMLYSGTVAAAVEGALSGIPSIAFSSTNFDEEADLSGAIDTVHKVMKLFETIKLPKSILLNVNIPALDKNEIKGIKFCRQSIARWKEEFIEESSNNGKTSYWLKGEFFCDDKTNDTDIWALENGFVSIVPVYLDLTAHNFLKELKTINKNEKI